The following proteins come from a genomic window of Perognathus longimembris pacificus isolate PPM17 chromosome 12, ASM2315922v1, whole genome shotgun sequence:
- the Trib1 gene encoding tribbles homolog 1, with protein MRVGPVRSAVSGVPQPRGPALLFPAARGSPAKRLLDADDATAVATKCPRLSSDCSSPPDYLSPPGSPCSPQPLPAAPGAGGGGGGSVPGPSRIADYLLLPLAEREHVSRALCIHTGRELRCKVFPIKHYQDKIRPYIQLPSHRNITGIVEVILGDTKAYVFFEKDFGDMHSYVRTRKRLKEEEAARLFKQIVSAVAHCHQSAIVLGDLKLRKFVFSTEERTQLRLESLEDTHIIKGEDDALSDKHGCPAYVSPEILNTTGTYSGKAADVWSLGVMLYTLLVGRYPFHDSDPSALFSKIRRGQFCIPEHISPKARCLIRSLLRREPSERLTAPEILLHPWFQSVLEQGHVDSEMGISDQIVPEYQEDSDISSFFC; from the exons ATGCGGGTGGGTCCTGTGCGCTCCGCCGTGAGCGGCGTCCCGCAGCCCCGAGGGCCGGCGCTGCTGTTCCCGGCCGCCCGGGGCTCCCCGGCCAAACGCTTGCTGGACGCGGACGACGCGACCGCCGTGGCGACCAAGTGCCCGCGCCTCTCCTCCGACTGCTCGAGCCCCCCGGACTACCTCAGCCCCCCCGGCTCTCCCTGCAGCCCGCAGCCCCTGCCCGCCGCCccgggggccggcggcggcggcggcggtagcGTGCCGGGGCCCAGCCGCATCGCCGACTACCTGCTGCTGCCCCTGGCCGAGCGCGAGCATGTGTCCCGGGCTCTGTGCATCCACACCGGCCGCGAACTGCGCTGCAAG GTGTTTCCCATTAAACACTACCAGGACAAAATCCGGCCTTACATCCAGCTGCCCTCCCACAGAAACATTACTGGCATTGTGGAAGTGATCCTTGGGGACACGAAGGCCTATGTGTTCTTTGAGAAGGACTTTGGGGACATGCACTCCTACGTGCGGACCCGGAAGAGGCTGAAGGAAGAGGAGGCCGCCCGCCTCTTCAAGCAGATCGTCTCGGCCGTTGCCCACTGTCACCAGTCCGCCATCGTGCTGGGGGACCTGAAGCTTAGGAAATTCGTCTTCTCCACGGAGGAGAG AACCCAGCTCAGACTGGAAAGTCTGGAAGACACACATATCATCAAGGGTGAAGATGATGCTTTGTCTGATAAGCATGGTTGCCCAGCCTACGTGAGCCCCGAGATTCTCAACACCACAGGGACTTACTCCGGAAAGGCGGCGGACGTTTGGAGTCTAGGGGTGATGCTCTACACCCTTTTGGTGGGACGATATCCCTTCCATGACTCAGACCCCAGTGCTCTTTTCTCCAAAATCCGCCGTGGACAGTTCTGCATTCCTGAGCACATCTCCCCCAAAGCCAGGTGCCTCATCCGCAGCCTCCTGAGACGCGAGCCCTCCGAGAGACTTACCGCCCCTGAAATCCTGCTTCATCCCTGGTTCCAGTCTGTCCTGGAACAAGGCCACGTGGACTCAGAGATGGGAATCTCAGACCAGATTGTCCCAGAGTACCAGGAGGACAGTGACATTAGTTCCTTCTTCTGTtga